Proteins encoded within one genomic window of Couchioplanes caeruleus:
- a CDS encoding putative bifunctional diguanylate cyclase/phosphodiesterase: protein MTDRRVPAERAASVAASGAAVLLTGLVVCYAAGWAGETVRPYVIVAMFVPLAVLSAALGFRAGRRGTGPSRRREESDPLTGLADRAVIAGRLAELGAQPLDGDRHAAVLVIDVDHLGDVNDRYGAPAGDAVLTAVAAAVRSVLRAGDTAGRIGGDEFAVILRDLPGPTAAARVAERLVDTLRTPVIAGEHVVEAGASVGVAVRDEATPGGERLLRHAGAALDAAKRAGRGRHEIYRAGRDVRARDAELRRAIDDGGLVVLFQPVVGLATGGVVAVEALVRWLHPRLGLLVPDEFLDLAEETGAIVPLGEWVLQEACREAARWRATVPGVEHVRLSVNLSPEQVVAPGMVETVRAVLEETGLPADRLVLELAEGTLRDPGPDLEARLASLRELGAGIAVDDVGLSSLGPLRRLPVDHLKIDGSLVAGVAGDPVARTVVEEVVRLGAALGATVVAEGVETAEQARVLAALGCGSGQGFHFCEPLHGRTVAQVLRRTHQGTRIDE from the coding sequence GGGCGGGCGAGACCGTCCGACCGTACGTGATCGTCGCGATGTTCGTCCCCCTGGCCGTGCTCAGCGCGGCGCTGGGCTTCCGGGCCGGGCGCCGCGGCACCGGTCCGTCCCGGAGGCGGGAGGAGAGCGACCCGCTGACGGGGCTGGCCGACCGGGCCGTGATCGCCGGACGCCTGGCCGAGCTCGGCGCCCAGCCGCTGGACGGCGACCGCCACGCCGCCGTCCTGGTCATCGACGTGGACCACCTCGGCGACGTCAACGACCGGTACGGCGCCCCCGCCGGCGACGCGGTGCTCACGGCCGTGGCCGCCGCCGTGCGCTCGGTCCTGCGCGCCGGGGACACCGCCGGGCGCATCGGCGGCGACGAGTTCGCCGTCATCCTGCGCGACCTGCCCGGGCCCACCGCCGCGGCGCGCGTCGCGGAGCGGCTCGTCGACACGCTGCGTACCCCGGTGATCGCCGGCGAGCACGTGGTCGAGGCCGGGGCCAGCGTCGGCGTCGCGGTCCGCGACGAGGCCACCCCGGGAGGCGAGCGGCTGCTGCGGCACGCCGGCGCCGCCCTGGACGCGGCCAAGCGCGCCGGTCGGGGCCGCCACGAGATCTACCGCGCCGGCCGCGACGTCCGGGCCCGCGACGCCGAACTGCGCCGGGCGATCGACGACGGCGGCCTCGTCGTGCTCTTCCAGCCGGTCGTCGGCCTGGCCACCGGCGGCGTCGTGGCCGTCGAGGCGCTGGTCCGCTGGCTGCATCCGCGGCTCGGCCTGCTGGTCCCCGACGAGTTCCTCGACCTCGCCGAGGAGACCGGCGCGATCGTGCCGCTGGGGGAGTGGGTGCTGCAGGAGGCGTGCCGCGAGGCCGCCCGCTGGCGGGCCACCGTACCGGGCGTGGAACACGTGCGGCTGAGCGTGAACCTCTCGCCGGAGCAGGTTGTGGCGCCGGGCATGGTCGAGACGGTCCGCGCCGTCCTGGAGGAGACCGGTCTCCCCGCGGACCGGCTGGTTCTCGAACTCGCCGAGGGAACGCTCCGCGACCCCGGCCCGGACCTGGAGGCCCGGCTCGCGAGCCTGCGCGAGCTCGGCGCCGGCATCGCCGTCGACGACGTCGGGCTCTCCTCGCTGGGCCCGTTGCGCCGGCTCCCGGTCGACCACCTCAAGATCGACGGATCGCTCGTCGCCGGTGTCGCCGGCGACCCGGTGGCCCGTACGGTCGTCGAGGAGGTCGTCCGGCTGGGCGCGGCGCTCGGCGCGACCGTGGTCGCCGAGGGCGTCGAGACGGCGGAGCAGGCCCGCGTCCTCGCCGCGCTGGGGTGCGGCTCCGGTCAGGGCTTCCACTTCTGCGAGCCGCTGCACGGGCGCACCGTGGCGCAGGTGCTGCGCCGGACCCACCAGGGCACCCGCATCGACGAGTGA